The proteins below come from a single Remersonia thermophila strain ATCC 22073 chromosome 4, whole genome shotgun sequence genomic window:
- a CDS encoding mitochondrial 54S ribosomal protein uL11m translates to MSKARPAAGGIDQVVKIIVGAGQASPSPPVGPALGSKGVKSMDFCKEFNARTQHIIPGTPMPVRVTVRPDRTFHFEIRTPQTSWLLLNAAEVPEGKKGKRKGASNPGHETVGTVSLKHIYEIAKIKQSELRLSGLPLEGLCRSIIYQAKSMGIAVVP, encoded by the exons ATGTCCAaagcccggcccgccgctggcggcaTCGACCAGGTGGTCAAGATCATTGTCGgggccggccaggccagcCCGAGCCCTCCGGTCGGTCCGGCGCTGGGTAGCAAGGGCGTCAAGTCGATGGATTTTTGCAAG GAGTTCAACGCGAGGACGCAGCACATCATCCCCGGCACCCCCATGCCGGTTCGCGTGACGGTCCGGCCGGACAGGACATTTCACTTTGAGATCCGGACGCCGCAGACGTCGTGGCTCCTCCTcaacgcggccgaggtgcccgaggggaagaagggcaagaGGAAAGGAGCGAGCAATCCGGGCCACGAGACCGTGGGGACGGTGAGCCTCAAGCACATCTACGAGATCGCAAAGATCAAGCAATCCGAGCTTCGGCTATCGGGTCTGCCGCTGGAGGGTCTCTGCCGGTCGATCATCTACCAGGCAAAGTCGATGGGGATTGCTGTCGTTCCGTGA